DNA sequence from the Zavarzinia compransoris genome:
TCAGCGAAACCTTCTACGGCCGCTTCAAGGCCTTCAACCCCGATCTCTGGCGGAGGACGCGCTGATGGAACCGGCCGACATCGGTCTCTGGGGCGTGCCGCTCGCCATCCTGGGCGGGGCGATCCGGGTCTCCACCCCCTTCATCTTCGTCTCCCTGGGCGAGGCGATCACCGAACGCTCGGGCCGCATCAACCTCGGCCTCGAGGGCATTCTCGTCTTCGGCGCCATGACCGCCTATGCGATCGCGGTGGTCACCGGCTCGCCCTGGCTGGGCGTGCTCGGTGCCGCCGGCACGGGGGTGCTGTTCGGCCTGTTCCACGGCTGGATCTGCAAATTCCCCAAGGTGAATGACATCGCCATCGGCATCGCCCTGATGCTATTCGGCTCCGGCCTCGCCTTCTTCTTCGGCAAGCCCTATATCCAGCCCTCCGCCCCCGACCTGCCGGCCCTGCCGCTCGGTTTCTGGTCCGATATCCCGCAGGTCCAGGCGGCGCTCTCGGTCAATGTCCTGTTCCTGATCGGGGCGGCGCTCTCGGTCGCCCTGTGGTGGGCGTTCCGCAACACGCGGGCCGGGCTCGTCATCCGCGTCGTCGGCGACAGCGGCGATGCGGCGCGGGCCATGG
Encoded proteins:
- a CDS encoding ABC transporter permease, whose translation is MEPADIGLWGVPLAILGGAIRVSTPFIFVSLGEAITERSGRINLGLEGILVFGAMTAYAIAVVTGSPWLGVLGAAGTGVLFGLFHGWICKFPKVNDIAIGIALMLFGSGLAFFFGKPYIQPSAPDLPALPLGFWSDIPQVQAALSVNVLFLIGAALSVALWWAFRNTRAGLVIRVVGDSGDAARAMGLNPNIVRLLATAVGGAFAAVGGAYLSLYYPGSWNEGISSGQGLMAVALVIFARWNPLGCFAAALLFGGAGALGPALQSVGVTQGYYLFYAAPYVLTLGIMIATSSRGRSLAGAPGELSITK